One genomic segment of Humidesulfovibrio mexicanus includes these proteins:
- the coaD gene encoding pantetheine-phosphate adenylyltransferase has translation MAEFNPRLAVYPGTFDPLTRGHMSLIYRGLRVFETVVLAIAKSTPKKTCFTLEERVDMARRSFADEPNIVVEPFDGLLIEYVAKRGAGAILRGLRAVSDFEYEFQMALMNRRLSRQVQTVFLMTDYKWMYLSSTIVKEVALHGGNVKGLVSEPVLTGLAAKYEALRGQQAS, from the coding sequence ATGGCGGAATTCAACCCAAGGCTCGCAGTCTACCCCGGAACCTTCGATCCTCTGACCCGCGGCCACATGAGCCTCATCTACCGAGGTCTGCGCGTGTTTGAGACCGTTGTGCTGGCCATCGCCAAGAGCACGCCCAAAAAAACCTGCTTCACGCTTGAGGAACGCGTGGACATGGCCCGGCGGAGCTTTGCCGACGAGCCGAACATCGTTGTCGAGCCCTTTGACGGGCTGCTCATCGAGTACGTGGCCAAGCGGGGAGCCGGGGCCATCTTGCGTGGTCTGCGCGCGGTGAGCGATTTCGAGTACGAATTTCAGATGGCGCTCATGAACCGCAGGCTTTCACGACAGGTGCAGACCGTGTTCCTTATGACCGACTACAAGTGGATGTACCTGAGTTCCACCATCGTGAAGGAAGTGGCCCTGCACGGCGGCAACGTCAAGGGGCTGGTGTCGGAACCGGTGCTGACCGGCCTTGCCGCAAAATATGAAGCCTTGCGCGGCCAGCAGGCGTCATGA
- a CDS encoding iron-containing alcohol dehydrogenase, which translates to MLSFAFHLPTALLFGPGKIDEIETSPHMPKGKKALIVIGQSGNILRQGYLARVQGLLGARGVKTVVFDGIRANPRTEDVDAAAEQARSMGVDFIVGLGGGSVLDSAKAIALAATKEAPFWAGFAAQVYENVCALPMVAIPTTAGTGSEANGAALICGAPGKRGFIQPGFFPTLAVVDPRLSASMPARLTAVTGMDAFFHAVECFLSTARQPMSDMLCLEAAHLVTRFLPQAVAQGDDLNARTALAWASTAAGMALALSSPISQHALEYSFSGSGRGSEHGAGLSVLSRPYFKRFLLLAQQQGQEDTLDRLSNLSVAMGFGADDQQGHPFLLALDALLEAVGLSELRAEDMGYSAEEIPAFVAAAMALKDARNFANTPVRMGEEDVRGIFEDVFK; encoded by the coding sequence ATGTTGTCCTTCGCCTTCCATCTGCCCACCGCGCTGCTGTTCGGACCTGGAAAAATTGACGAAATCGAGACCAGCCCGCATATGCCCAAGGGGAAGAAAGCGCTCATCGTCATTGGCCAAAGCGGCAACATTCTGCGCCAGGGGTATCTTGCCCGTGTGCAGGGACTGCTCGGGGCAAGGGGCGTCAAAACAGTCGTCTTCGATGGGATTCGGGCCAATCCTCGCACCGAGGACGTGGATGCGGCAGCGGAACAGGCCCGGAGCATGGGGGTGGATTTCATCGTGGGTCTCGGCGGTGGAAGCGTCCTGGATTCGGCCAAGGCCATCGCCCTTGCAGCGACAAAGGAAGCTCCGTTCTGGGCCGGTTTCGCCGCACAGGTCTACGAGAATGTCTGCGCTCTGCCCATGGTGGCGATTCCCACAACGGCAGGCACCGGCAGCGAAGCCAACGGAGCCGCACTTATTTGCGGCGCGCCGGGAAAACGCGGCTTCATCCAGCCAGGATTTTTCCCAACCCTGGCCGTGGTCGACCCTCGACTCAGCGCATCCATGCCCGCAAGACTCACGGCTGTTACCGGCATGGACGCCTTTTTCCACGCCGTGGAATGCTTCCTTTCCACCGCGCGCCAACCCATGAGCGACATGCTCTGCCTGGAGGCCGCACATCTCGTCACCCGTTTTCTTCCCCAGGCCGTGGCCCAGGGCGACGACCTCAACGCCCGCACCGCCCTTGCCTGGGCCAGCACAGCGGCGGGAATGGCGCTGGCGCTTTCCTCCCCCATCTCTCAGCACGCCTTGGAGTATTCCTTCAGCGGCTCTGGGCGCGGTTCGGAGCACGGGGCCGGGCTTTCCGTGCTTTCGCGCCCGTACTTCAAGCGGTTTTTGCTGCTTGCACAACAGCAGGGGCAAGAGGACACGCTGGACCGGTTGTCGAATCTCTCAGTCGCCATGGGCTTCGGAGCTGATGATCAGCAAGGTCATCCCTTCCTGCTGGCGTTGGACGCCCTGCTCGAAGCCGTTGGTCTGTCCGAACTGCGCGCCGAGGATATGGGGTATTCAGCCGAGGAGATCCCGGCCTTTGTGGCTGCGGCCATGGCCCTCAAGGACGCCAGGAACTTTGCCAACACCCCCGTACGCATGGGGGAAGAGGACGTGCGCGGCATTTTCGAGGACGTGTTCAAATAG
- the rsmD gene encoding 16S rRNA (guanine(966)-N(2))-methyltransferase RsmD, with the protein MRIISGEYGGRSIRTVEGPGYRPATAKVRQAVFSMLEARGVLWPGSRVLDLFAGSGSLALEALSRGADEAWFLDKNPRAVSAIKATLAELGVRPSRARVLAADLLKALAREAPAPFDIVFVDPPYGLDLLPPAMEKAVRGGWIAEGGLVLAEVEARCDFADRLPAELIPQADRLYGQTRILLWRNSTQGSQSTPEPSIL; encoded by the coding sequence GTGCGTATCATATCAGGAGAGTATGGCGGGAGAAGCATCCGCACCGTGGAGGGCCCTGGCTACCGCCCGGCAACGGCCAAGGTGCGCCAGGCCGTGTTCTCCATGCTTGAGGCCAGGGGAGTGCTGTGGCCCGGATCCCGCGTGCTTGATCTTTTCGCAGGCAGCGGCTCTCTGGCTCTGGAAGCCCTGAGCCGTGGGGCGGACGAAGCCTGGTTTCTGGACAAGAACCCACGCGCGGTTTCGGCCATCAAGGCGACGCTCGCTGAGCTTGGCGTCAGGCCGTCGCGGGCGCGCGTTCTCGCCGCCGACCTGCTGAAAGCCCTTGCACGGGAAGCTCCTGCGCCATTCGATATCGTCTTTGTGGACCCTCCGTATGGTCTTGACCTTCTGCCTCCGGCCATGGAAAAGGCCGTTCGCGGCGGTTGGATCGCCGAAGGCGGACTTGTGCTCGCCGAAGTGGAGGCCCGGTGCGATTTCGCGGACCGGCTTCCAGCTGAACTCATCCCGCAGGCCGACAGGCTCTACGGGCAGACGAGGATACTCTTATGGCGGAATTCAACCCAAGGCTCGCAGTCTACCCCGGAACCTTCGATCCTCTGA
- a CDS encoding DUF47 domain-containing protein, whose translation MGFSFFPKEIQFFDLFQEQFLKLNEAVAALNSIFQEFEDVENKCKSINIIEEAGNGIARRISQQLSLTFITPIDREDIHNINIAQEDLLNLIKAISTRIGLYDFHAVKFPAKKLVMNLAIMVQEGGRMLDRLRERKPVEENAKKVKSLKYECEMLLLVALGEVYDIKLTGFDSVMEIVKWTHIYDRIEQAVNQAERLADIIEGVVLKNA comes from the coding sequence ATGGGGTTCAGCTTTTTTCCTAAGGAAATCCAGTTTTTTGACCTCTTCCAGGAACAGTTTCTTAAACTCAACGAGGCCGTGGCCGCGCTGAACAGCATATTTCAAGAATTCGAAGACGTTGAGAACAAGTGCAAGTCCATCAACATCATCGAGGAAGCCGGAAACGGCATCGCCCGAAGGATATCCCAGCAGCTGTCCCTGACCTTCATTACCCCCATTGATCGCGAAGACATCCACAACATCAACATCGCCCAGGAAGACCTGCTGAACCTCATCAAGGCCATCAGCACCCGCATCGGCCTCTACGACTTCCACGCCGTTAAATTCCCGGCCAAGAAGCTCGTCATGAACCTCGCCATCATGGTTCAAGAGGGCGGAAGGATGCTTGACCGCCTTCGGGAACGCAAGCCCGTCGAAGAGAACGCAAAGAAAGTGAAGTCGCTCAAGTACGAATGCGAGATGCTGCTGCTTGTGGCCTTGGGCGAAGTCTACGACATCAAGCTCACTGGGTTTGATTCGGTCATGGAGATCGTCAAGTGGACCCACATTTATGACAGGATCGAGCAGGCCGTGAACCAGGCTGAACGGTTGGCCGACATCATCGAAGGGGTGGTGCTGAAAAATGCCTGA
- a CDS encoding protein-disulfide reductase DsbD family protein, with protein sequence MERHGDLPLGTQWTAFELTPAELQQTGLMGPGLVVLFVEPDRGWYTYTDQPGEDAKPTRLQASMETKPLTVLYPPGVAKENPLHAGKQVFTYIGRTPLFVPLPVLPPSGDTPRLAAQLDLLLCSQDKCLPVRIKLESTLPAPLLRDADKQPWWPQLLAAAKIASTSTRKSTQLSETMGNPDTMPRTESSAWADLRPRYFQPELEVSGLVKAVLLGVLAGFILNFMPCVLPVISIKLSALLAGGGIEDAARRRSGFRRHNLFFAFGIMLYFLFLGGLLGVTGLAWGQIFQQANVVMLLITLVFILSLSLFGVFSLPVIDLKFGQHATHPRLQALFTGLLATLLATPCSGPLLGGVLGWTLMQPAWIISSVLAAIGVGMAFPYLLLSLYPDLARLFPKPGSWTGHVEKAVGLFLAGTCLYLLSILPTPRLMPTLVLLWFAAVAGWAWGVAGPGFDTLRNRSIKIAALLFFALGLWLALRPPETKAPLEPFATAALRERMGRQTVLVDFTADWCPSCKALEQTTLTPERLRAMKNRFDLALMKADLTQSNPDAERLLEALGSKSIPLLAVFPKNAPNEPLVLRDLFTPAQLEEALTSTARQ encoded by the coding sequence ATGGAGCGGCACGGCGATTTGCCACTGGGCACGCAATGGACGGCCTTTGAACTCACGCCTGCGGAGCTGCAGCAGACGGGGCTCATGGGGCCGGGCCTGGTTGTGCTCTTTGTCGAGCCGGATCGAGGCTGGTACACGTACACGGACCAGCCAGGAGAGGACGCAAAGCCCACGCGCCTTCAGGCGAGCATGGAAACAAAGCCGCTGACGGTGCTGTATCCCCCTGGGGTCGCGAAGGAAAACCCGCTTCATGCCGGAAAGCAGGTCTTCACGTACATCGGTAGGACACCGCTGTTCGTGCCATTGCCGGTCTTGCCCCCATCCGGAGACACGCCCAGGCTGGCTGCGCAACTTGATCTGCTGCTATGCTCTCAGGACAAGTGCCTTCCCGTCCGCATCAAGCTGGAAAGCACACTGCCGGCCCCTCTGCTGCGCGATGCGGACAAACAGCCTTGGTGGCCGCAGCTGCTTGCCGCCGCAAAAATCGCAAGCACAAGCACGCGGAAGTCCACACAGCTCTCCGAAACCATGGGAAATCCGGACACAATGCCACGAACGGAGAGTTCGGCCTGGGCGGATCTGCGCCCTCGTTATTTCCAACCGGAGCTTGAGGTTTCGGGCCTTGTCAAGGCCGTGCTCCTGGGAGTTCTGGCTGGTTTCATACTGAACTTCATGCCGTGCGTGCTGCCCGTCATCAGCATCAAGCTTTCAGCGCTGCTCGCTGGGGGCGGCATTGAAGATGCCGCTCGGCGCAGAAGCGGTTTCAGGCGGCATAACCTTTTCTTCGCCTTCGGAATCATGCTGTATTTTCTATTCCTCGGCGGTCTCCTTGGCGTCACGGGGCTGGCCTGGGGGCAGATATTCCAGCAGGCCAACGTGGTCATGCTTTTGATCACCCTGGTTTTCATTCTCTCGCTGAGCCTTTTCGGCGTATTCAGTCTGCCGGTCATAGACCTGAAGTTCGGCCAACACGCAACCCATCCTAGACTCCAGGCCCTTTTCACCGGGCTTTTGGCGACGCTTTTGGCCACTCCCTGCAGCGGCCCCCTTCTCGGTGGCGTTCTGGGATGGACGCTCATGCAACCTGCATGGATCATCAGCAGCGTGCTTGCAGCCATTGGCGTGGGCATGGCGTTTCCCTACCTGCTCTTGAGCCTGTATCCCGACCTTGCACGCCTGTTTCCAAAACCTGGGTCATGGACTGGACACGTGGAAAAGGCCGTGGGCCTGTTTCTGGCCGGAACCTGCCTCTATCTGCTGTCGATCCTGCCAACGCCGCGGCTCATGCCAACCCTGGTTTTGCTGTGGTTCGCGGCCGTCGCCGGTTGGGCATGGGGGGTGGCCGGGCCTGGTTTCGACACCCTGCGGAACAGGAGCATCAAAATCGCGGCTCTGCTTTTTTTCGCTTTGGGCCTGTGGCTTGCCTTGCGGCCCCCTGAGACGAAGGCGCCTCTTGAGCCGTTCGCCACGGCGGCGTTGCGCGAACGCATGGGCCGACAGACCGTGCTTGTGGATTTCACGGCGGACTGGTGTCCCTCATGTAAGGCGCTGGAGCAAACGACCTTGACGCCGGAACGCCTTAGGGCCATGAAGAACCGTTTTGATTTGGCGCTTATGAAAGCCGACCTGACGCAGAGCAATCCCGATGCAGAAAGGCTTTTGGAGGCTCTTGGCAGCAAAAGCATTCCGCTTTTGGCTGTATTCCCCAAGAATGCCCCCAACGAGCCTTTGGTGCTGCGCGACCTGTTCACTCCGGCACAGTTGGAAGAAGCGCTTACGTCCACCGCACGTCAGTAA
- the miaA gene encoding tRNA (adenosine(37)-N6)-dimethylallyltransferase MiaA — translation MTALRALCILGPTGSGKTEAALCLAERLPVTVINFDSRQLYADFPVITAQPEAHEQAACPHRLYGFLPTAESMTAARFAELAREEIARCLAEKRVPVLVGGTGLYVRALERGLADIPPVPQEVRAWVLSRMDAEGPNALHADLAQSDPETASRLHPNDTQRIARALEVLLGTGRTLSEWIREQKSTEPGVMLRKIGVSATLGELEPRLNLRIGNMLERGALNELREAWLRTPDRSAPGYSGIGCAELLAHVLGETDLDEARRLWFRNTRAYAKRQLTWFAKEGGVRWVRNEGFSRLHELAEGWEGHP, via the coding sequence ATGACCGCACTGCGCGCCCTGTGCATCCTTGGGCCTACCGGCTCCGGCAAGACCGAGGCGGCCTTATGTCTGGCGGAGCGCCTGCCCGTGACGGTGATCAACTTTGACTCGCGGCAGCTGTACGCCGATTTTCCCGTTATCACCGCCCAGCCCGAGGCGCACGAACAGGCCGCGTGTCCGCATAGGCTTTATGGTTTTTTGCCCACGGCAGAGTCCATGACCGCCGCCCGCTTTGCCGAGTTGGCGCGGGAGGAGATAGCACGATGCCTTGCGGAGAAACGCGTGCCTGTGCTTGTGGGGGGAACAGGGCTGTATGTGCGGGCCTTGGAGCGCGGCTTGGCCGACATTCCCCCTGTTCCGCAGGAGGTGCGCGCCTGGGTTCTGTCCAGGATGGACGCCGAAGGGCCGAACGCCTTGCACGCGGATTTGGCCCAATCCGATCCGGAAACCGCTTCGCGCCTGCACCCGAACGACACGCAGCGCATTGCACGGGCCTTGGAGGTTTTGTTGGGCACGGGCCGTACGTTGAGCGAATGGATACGGGAGCAGAAAAGCACGGAACCCGGCGTGATGCTGCGTAAAATCGGCGTGTCCGCCACCCTTGGCGAACTTGAACCTCGCCTCAACCTCCGCATCGGCAACATGCTGGAAAGGGGCGCATTGAACGAGTTGCGCGAGGCCTGGTTGCGCACTCCCGATCGCTCCGCTCCAGGCTATTCGGGGATAGGGTGCGCCGAATTGCTTGCGCATGTGCTGGGCGAAACGGATTTGGACGAGGCTCGTCGACTTTGGTTCCGGAACACCCGTGCCTACGCCAAGCGTCAGCTCACCTGGTTCGCCAAGGAAGGCGGGGTCCGCTGGGTACGCAACGAGGGATTCAGCCGACTGCACGAGTTGGCCGAGGGCTGGGAAGGGCACCCCTAG